A genomic segment from Aspergillus chevalieri M1 DNA, chromosome 7, nearly complete sequence encodes:
- a CDS encoding Zn(II)2Cys6 transcription factor (COG:S;~EggNog:ENOG410PICM;~InterPro:IPR036864,IPR001138;~PFAM:PF00172;~go_function: GO:0000981 - DNA-binding transcription factor activity, RNA polymerase II-specific [Evidence IEA];~go_function: GO:0008270 - zinc ion binding [Evidence IEA];~go_process: GO:0006355 - regulation of transcription, DNA-templated [Evidence IEA]) — protein sequence MNKRKRSPEETPAGPKTHNSNTSPVAAGELNESLPSISRKITACAACRKQKIRCDMPDGVPPCTRCRRRELSCVLNKSLQSLVEEAKNTDLLHVDVREIHLTLGAVCEHLGLDRPKPLHSSHNHNSNDVSAPDGDVSGSQAPPSTIDNNDQDQTLPGCEVSPPGTPSAVQAPIDTYLDIAKLGSNSHSRSPGSGSAETPSNQLSRPRRHASPDLVSKRIISMADAETLIDRYFTRVDSYLYGIGSRLHNLQRLRTGHPVLFAAICTVSALHDPGDQSLYESCNREFRRLVSQSLFEKHDLEYIRALCISSFWLADASRILLSDAIRRSADVHLHRSFGRLWSCAGDARSNPAVAEMRDRVRLWYLLFICDQHLSILHNRDPLLRSDTEIAISWEAYLRRSDVTDSDVRIVSQVALLLIMSQVRDVLGCDSDTETRIPQTLANQIVHYSRQLDKWFKRFSSMFKPDPFLGDFPRRGLQLHYQFGKLYLGHQVFKGLRGEAIPGPFMAAASMAHDAAISIFEMILNEETLQANLVGIPHYFHIMLAFAGHFLLEVTKGYAGQLGIVPDDNFMLIRKVLTLFRETRCVTMHPICRMTPGLERKLGDCAASLVSSSTQVSPVAVSGMTKGIAENVTEGFVWPGDGFFGTVAGTETETGTETGTADEMFLPEWDFGEFSFPGMLSNIMP from the exons ATGAATAAACGCAAGCGATCGCCGGAGGAAACACCAGCCGGGCCGAAGACGCATAACTCAAACACTAGTCCCGTCGCGGCTGGTGAACTTAACGAGAGTCTGCCGTCTATTAGCCGTAAGATTACGGCTTGTGCGGCATGTAGGAAGCAGAAG ATTAGGTGTGATATGCCAGACGGCGTACCGCCGTGCACGCGGTGTCGTCGTCGCGAGCTGTCGTGTGTGTTGAATAAGAGCCTTCAGTCGTTGGTTGAAGAGGCTAA GAATACAGATCTCCTACATGTGGACGTTCGTGAGATTCATCTTACGTTAGGTGCTGTCTGTGAGCATCTGGGTCTAGATAGACCAAAGCCTTTACACAGCagccacaaccacaacagcaaTGATGTCTCAGCCCCAGATGGAGACGTCAGCGGCAGTCAAGCGCCACCAAGCACCATCGACAACAACGACCAAGACCAGACCCTCCCAGGCTGCGAGGTCTCACCACCCGGCACACCATCTGCTGTACAAGCACCTATAGATACCTATCTCGACATCGCGAAACTAGGCAGTAATAGCCACAGTCGAAgtcctggctctggctctgcgGAAACACCTTCAAATCAGTTATCCAGACCACGACGCCATGCGTCACCAGACCTCGTCAGCAAGCGTATAATCAGCATGGCCGACGCGGAAACCCTCATCGACAGATACTTTACTCGGGTTGACTCGTATCTCTACGGGATAGGCAGTCGTCTACATAATCTGCAACGACTACGGACTGGTCATCCAGTTCTTTTCGCCGCGATATGCACAGTCTCTGCACTGCACGATCCAGGCGATCAGTCGCTGTACGAATCATGTAACCGGGAATTCCGCCGCTTAGTCTCGCAGAGTCTATTCGAGAAACACGACCTAGAGTACATTCGCGCATTATGTATAAGCAGTTTCTGGCTCGCAGACGCGTCCCGGATCCTGCTCAGCGACGCAATCCGCAGATCCGCAGACGTCCATCTCCATCGCAGCTTCGGCCGCCTCTGGAGCTGTGCCGGCGATGCACGATCAAACCCCGCCGTCGCGGAGATGCGAGACCGCGTCCGTCTATGGtacctcctcttcatctgcGACCAACACCTCTCCATCCTGCACAACCGAGACCCATTGCTCCGCAGCGACACCGAAATCGCAATAAGCTGGGAAGCGTACCTGCGGCGCTCCGACGTCACAGACTCCGACGTGCGCATTGTCTCACAAGTCGCCCTGCTCCTGATAATGAGCCAAGTCCGCGACGTTCTGGGCTGCGACTCAGACACAGAGACCCGCATCCCGCAAACCCTGGCAAACCAAATCGTGCATTACTCCCGGCAACTGGATAAATGGTTCAAGCGCTTCTCGTCCATGTTCAAACCTGACCCCTTTTTAGGTGATTTTCCACGCAGGGGCCTCCAGTTACATTACCAATTCGGAAAACTCTACCTCGGACATCAGGTGTTTAAAGGTCTACGGGGAGAAGCCATTCCGGGCCCGTTTATGGCGGCTGCATCGATGGCGCACGACGCGGCGATATCGATATTCGAAATGATCCTTAATGAAGAAACACTACAAGCGAACCTCGTCGGCATACCGCACTATTTCCACATCATGCTTGCGTTCGCGGGACATTTTCTGCTTGAAGTTACCAAAGGCTACGCGGGGCAGTTGGGCATTGTACCTGACGACAATTTTATGCTGATTCGTAAAGTGTTAACGCTGTTCCGGGAAACCAGGTGTGTGACTATGCATCCGATTTGTAGGATGACACCGGGGTTGGAGCGGAAGTTAGGGGATTGTGCGGCGAGTCTTGTTTCTTCGTCTACGCAAGTGTCGCCTGTTGCAGTTTCGGGAATGACAAAGGGGATTGCTGAGAATGTGACGGAGGGGTTCGTTTGGCCTGGGGATGGGTTTTTTGGGACTGTGGCTGGGACTGAGACTGAGACTGGGACTGAGACTGGGACTGCGGATGAGATGTTTCTGCCGGAGTGGGATTTTGGGGAGTTTTCATTTCCGGGGATGTTGTCGAATATTATGCCGTAG
- a CDS encoding uncharacterized protein (COG:E;~EggNog:ENOG410PHHD;~InterPro:IPR013057;~PFAM:PF01490;~TransMembrane:11 (i52-71o77-97i128-148o154-175i182-206o226-247i259-280o300-319i340-361o373-394i406-429o)) codes for MAQDIKVENGPEPQYYDQEDVKSSPPSAQMDPFGAEDSADVKYKTLTWWQTGIIMIAETVSLGVLSLPAAVASIGMAPAVVLIVGLGFISTYSGYLIGQFRQKYPFIHSMADAGEILMGQVGRNVLELGQLLFFLFATGSHLLTFTVMMNTLTEHGTCSIVFGVVGLILSFLLSLPRTMKNVSWLAMASFISIFVAVMVTMIGVGVERPGKGIYSVTQKTDFVSGFTAVTNIVFAYCGHPGYFGFIAEMKNPEDFPKSLCLQQGFEILLYTISAAVIYRYAGDGVASPALGSTGPILRKVAYGLAIPTIVIAGVVLGHVAIKTIYVRIFRGTNVMHQRSFLGTGAWIGLTLAFWTISWVIAEAIPVFSDLLSLISALFVSWFSYGLPGVFWLYMYWGDYFSSPKKILLCLTNVGLVAIGTTICACGLWVSGLAIHEDSKGANGSFSCANNA; via the exons ATGGCTCAAGATATCAAGGTTGAGAATGGCCCCGAGCCTCAATACTATGACCAGGAGGATGTGAAGAGCTCGCCTCCCTCGGCTCAGATGGATCCTTTTGGAGCTGAGGATTCGGCTGATGTCAAGTACAAGACGTTGACCTGGTG GCAAACCGGAATTA TCATGATTGCCGAGACGGTCTCTCTCGGAGTCCTTTCCCTTCCAGCAGCAGTCGCTTCGATCGGAATGGCACC AGCGgtcgtcctcatcgtcggCCTTGGTTTTATCTCGACATACTCCGGCTATCTGATCGGTCAATTTCGGCAAAAATATCCTTTCATCCACAGTATGGCCGACGCAGGCGAAATCCTGATGGGCCAGGTTGGTCGCAACGTTCTCGAATTGGGACAGCTGCTGTTCTTCCTTTTCGCCACGGGCAGCCATCTTCTCACGTTTACGGTTATGATGAATACCCTGACGGAACACGGCACGTGCTCGATTGTTTTTGGCGTCGTCGGATTGATTCTTTCGTTTTTGCTTTCTCTACCCCGGACGATGAAGAATGTGTCGTGGCTGGCCATGGCTTCGTTCATCAGTATTTTCGTGGCGGTTATGGTCACCATGAtcggtgttggtgttgagcgCCCGGGTAAGGGTATCTACTCTGTTACCCAGAAGACCGACTTTGTCAGTGGCTTTACTGCCGTGACCAACATTGTTTTCGCTTACT GTGGTCATCCTGGTTACTTTGGTTTCATTGCCGAAATGAAGAACCCCGAAGACTTCCCCAAGTCGCTCTGCTTGCAGCAAGGATTCGAAATCCTCCTCTACACTATCTCCGCTGCCGTGATCTACCGCTACGCTGGTGACGGTGTCGCCTCGCCCGCGCTGGGCTCGACTGGACCTATCCTCCGCAAAGTCGCCTACGGTCTCGCTATTCCTACAATCGTCATCGCAGGTGTCGTTTTGGGCCACGTGGCTATCAAGACTATCTATGTTCGCATTTTCCGTGGCACCAATGTCATGCACCAGCGCAGTTTTCTCGGTACGGGCGCTTGGATTGGGTTGACTCTAGCATTCTGGACGATCTCGTGGGTTATTGCCGAAGCGATTCCCGTTTTCAGTGACCTGTTGAGTTTGATTAGCGCCTTGTTCGTCAGCTGGTTTTCAT ATGGCCTCCCTGGCGTCTTCTGGCTCTACATGTACTGGGGCGACTACTTTTCCTCCCCCAAGAAAATCCTTCTCTGCCTCACCAACGTCGGCCTCGTCGCCATCGGAACCACAATCTGCGCCTGTGGTCTCTGGGTGTCCGGTCTTGCTATTCACGAGGATAGCAAGGGGGCAAATGGCAGTTTCTCGTGCGCTAATAATGCATAA